AGTCCGCATAACAATTTGAGAAGGTCGGGTTCCGGCCTTCTTTTTTCCAAACAACCACAACTAAGGGAGGTGCCGTCATGAAGGAAGAGTTACTCATAATTCGTGTATGGCCTGAAGTCGGCGGCGGCTGATGTGGGGGTGTTTCTGGTGACGGGTTCATCAGTATGGATGATCAATTTAAGGATGATTTAGCTGAAATGAGAGAAACAGGAGAAGTTTATCGAAACATAGTAGAACAGTTTGGAGATCAGATTGAAGTTATTTTCGTTGATCCAAGAAACTCCATCTCTATTATGGATTATATGTTCCGTCAGTTAAGAAAAAGGAAAATCAATGTATGGACGATGTTGAAAAATACCTTTGTCGGATCGAGAAGAGGGGCCATTTTTCTTAATGGTCACTGGTTGAATTCGAATGCTAGGTCTAATGAAGATATTTATTTGAATATCAGTGAGGAATTAGGTGTTCATAAATGAGTGAAACAAAGTGGTCGATCAAAAAGCTGATTGGACTTTACGATGAAATATTGAGTCATCCACACAAACATGAAATTAAGCGAGAGCTGAGAGATGAAGACGATCTGTTCTTACTCTTATGTGTTTCAGAGCTATTAGGCATTCCGAACCCCGTTTCGTATTATACACTGGAAATCTATCCAGTGATTGTGGAGCGATTCCATGAATGGCATTTACGAATGGGAATGGAAAAATCACCATTAGAAGGCATAAGGTGTTGTTAGTCAGAAGGGTAGGGGTATATGGTGAAGAAGATTTTGAACAAAAGCATTGTATTTTTCG
This Pseudalkalibacillus berkeleyi DNA region includes the following protein-coding sequences:
- a CDS encoding cory-CC-star protein — protein: MSETKWSIKKLIGLYDEILSHPHKHEIKRELRDEDDLFLLLCVSELLGIPNPVSYYTLEIYPVIVERFHEWHLRMGMEKSPLEGIRCC